Below is a genomic region from Rosa chinensis cultivar Old Blush chromosome 5, RchiOBHm-V2, whole genome shotgun sequence.
CGAAATGCGAATGGCTGCTTCTTTGCTTCGGCTGCACTTCCACGACTGCTTTGTCAACGTGAGTACTTTCAGTAGTTTGAAATACTATTATGGAACTCAATATGTATCACTCTGTTTTCTTATTTGAAATCTAGGGTTGTGATGCGTCGATACTACTCGATTTACCTGATGGTGAGAAGTCTGCCTTTCCGAACGTGAATTCAGCGAGAGGGTTTGAAGTTATCGATGCAATCAAGAGCTCCGTGGAGAGTACGTGCATGTAGTGGAGTTGTTTCTTGTGCTGATATACTAACCATAGCTGCCCGAGATTCTGTGGTCTTAgtaagttaattaattaacatcAATCAAGTTTTAATATATAGGATCCTTAGTGTTACTGGTACCTGATCAAAGATCAAAATATAAACATGACATATAAC
It encodes:
- the LOC112165338 gene encoding LOW QUALITY PROTEIN: peroxidase 59 (The sequence of the model RefSeq protein was modified relative to this genomic sequence to represent the inferred CDS: deleted 2 bases in 2 codons); protein product: MLSNISEMRMAASLLRLHFHDCFVNGCDASILLDLPDGEKSAFPNVNSARGFEVIDAIKSSVESRACSGVVSCADILTIAARDSVVLSGGNSWKVFLGRRDGFVANQTGANVGLPSPFDTLIDAIISKFATVGLNVTW